Proteins encoded in a region of the Aythya fuligula isolate bAytFul2 chromosome 13, bAytFul2.pri, whole genome shotgun sequence genome:
- the NSDHL gene encoding LOW QUALITY PROTEIN: sterol-4-alpha-carboxylate 3-dehydrogenase, decarboxylating (The sequence of the model RefSeq protein was modified relative to this genomic sequence to represent the inferred CDS: deleted 1 base in 1 codon) — translation MAARLRSAGKKCTVIGGCGFLGQHMVEKLLDKGYSVNVFDIEKRFENDRVQFFLGDLCDKEALLPALQGVSVAFHCASPAPSSDNRELFYKVNFMGTKTVIEACKEAGVQKLVLTSSASVVFEGTDIKNGTEDLPYAKKPIDYYTETKILQEKEVLSANDPDNNFFTLAIRPHGIFGPRDPQLVPILIQAAKSGKMKFIIGDGKNLVDFTYVENVVHGHILAAERLQKDSPLCGKAFHITNDEPIPFWAFMSRILTGLNYDAPKYYIPYGLAYYLALFLALVLWLLSPLVTIKPTFTPMRVALAGTFHYYSCERAKRDMGYKPVVSLDEAIDRTLQSYPHLRRAKA, via the exons ATGGCCGCACGCCTCAGATCG GCTGGTAAAAAGTGTACAGTGATCGGCGGCTGTGGATTTTTAGGCCAGCACATGGTGGAGAAGCTCCTGGACAAGGGTTACTCGGTCAACGTGTTTGATATCGAGAAGAGATTTGAGAATGACAGGGTGCAGTTTTTCCTGGGAGACCTTTGTGACAAAGAG GCCTTGCTCCCAGCTTTACAAGGCGTTTCTGTGGCATTTCATTGTGCGTCGCCAGCACCTTCAAGTGACAACAGGGAGCTGTTTTATAAGGTGAATTTTATGGGAACCAAAACAGTCATTGAAGCCTGCAAAGAAGCTGGAGTGCAG AAACTGGTGTTAACTAGCAGTGCCAGTGTTGTTTTTGAGGGTACAGACATTAAAAATGGAACAGAAGACCTCCCTTATGCA AAAAAACCTATTGACTATTACACGGAGACAAAGATCCTACAGGAAAAG GAAGTACTGAGTGCAAATGACCCTGACAACAATTTTTTCACTCTTGCTATTCGCCCCCACGGGATATTTGGTCCTAGAGACCCTCAGCTCGTTCCCATCCTCATCCAAGCAGCAAAGAGTGGCAAAATGAAGTTCATAATCGG GGATGGAAAGAACTTGGTAGACTTCACTTATGTGGAAAACGTGGTCCATGGACATATCCTTGCTGCTGAGCGCCTTCAGAAGGACTCTCCCTTGTGTGGGAAG GCATTTCATATCACAAATGACGAACCAATTCCCTTCTGGGCATTCATGTCCCGTATCTTGACTGGCTTGAACTACGATGCACCCAAGTACTATATTCCCTACGGGCTGGCGTATTACTTGGCCCTGTTCTTGGCTCTCGTGCTGTGGCTGCTCAGTCCCCTGGTCACCATCAAGCCCACTTTTACCCCTATGCGGGTAGCACTGGCTGGGACCTTTCACTACTACAGCTGTGAACGGGCCAAACGAGACATGGGCTACAAGCCAGTGGTGAGCTTGGATGAAGCAATAGACAGGACCCTCCAGAGCTACCCCCACCTACGCCGGGCTAAGGCCTGA